A genomic window from Salvia miltiorrhiza cultivar Shanhuang (shh) chromosome 5, IMPLAD_Smil_shh, whole genome shotgun sequence includes:
- the LOC131025717 gene encoding uncharacterized protein LOC131025717: protein MFSQPKPERVIHHRSYVSRDREAAHLRLMKDYFNDNPIYGPQFLGRCFRMQKELFLRIVDVVQGEDGYFRMSHHAAGRDSLTPLHKCTVAIRQLAIGVSADTFDEYLKVADTTGRICLKKFCKVVIIWIFRDAQES from the coding sequence ATGTTCTCCCAACCGAAGCCGGAACGTGTTATTCACCACCGGTCATACGTTTCTCGTGATCGTGAGGCTGCCCATCTACGTCTTATGAAAGACTATTTCAACGACAATCCGATATACGGGCCACAATTTTTAGGACGGTGTTTTCGGATGCAGAAGGAGCtattcttgcgcatcgtcgatgTTGTGCAAGGTGAAGATGGTTACTTTCGAATGAGTCATCATGCTGCGGGCCGGGACTCTCTCACGCCTTTGCATAAATGCACGgtggctatccgccaattagccatcGGCGTTAGTGCGGATACTTTTGATGAGTATCTCAAAGTTGCTGACACAACGGGGCGTATATGCCTAAAGAAATTCTGCAAAGTTGTCATAATATGGATTTTCCGGGATGCTcaggagtcttga